TTTGAATTATAAAGACGCTAAGGGATTGAAATACAAAATGACTTTTGGGTATAATTACCTTAATGTTGGAGCGCAATTTAAATATTATCCTGTTGAAGGATTTTATATAGGTGCAGGTCCGTATGTAGGATTTAATCTCACGGGAGACAATATAAAATACAGCTCAAACAGTCAAGAAGTATTCGGTAATTCTGGTGTTTATTTTGAGCCAGATGCCACAGTTCAAAAAGGATTGAAAGGAGCATTAACGGGAAAGAATTATTTTTACGGGATGCTTTCTGCAGGTTATGAATTCAGTTCCAATTTATCTATTGGAGCCCGATATACTTTAGGTCTTACAGATGCTTTGACTACAGAAGAAAACGGATTTCGCTACAGCGAAAATAAAAACAAGATCAATAGTTTTTCATTGGTCATAGGATATTCCTTTAATTTTGATGATTTGGCCAATTTCTAAAAATCCATCTTCATTCTAAAAAATAGGCAATTATGAACA
The nucleotide sequence above comes from Flavobacterium branchiarum. Encoded proteins:
- a CDS encoding outer membrane beta-barrel protein; the protein is MKKIILLLVLVSTTSLFAQGDREITYGFFGGGIYSKMSNLPDVIVPKGIFNGYTLKEEGKFGGTAGLVINWKYPYARVSIQTEMSYSGQSTDLNYKDAKGLKYKMTFGYNYLNVGAQFKYYPVEGFYIGAGPYVGFNLTGDNIKYSSNSQEVFGNSGVYFEPDATVQKGLKGALTGKNYFYGMLSAGYEFSSNLSIGARYTLGLTDALTTEENGFRYSENKNKINSFSLVIGYSFNFDDLANF